The region CCTGGAGGGGGCCCTGCGGGTGGAGCGCCAGGGCGCCACCGAGGAGAAGTGagtggggggagcggggggacccccgccccccggcccccagccccagctgaaccgcccccccggccccctgctgacccccggccccccgccccgcgcaggCGCAAGCTGGTGCAGCTGCAGGTCGCGTATCACCACCTCTTCCAGGAGTACGACGCCCACATCAAGGCCAGCCTCGAGGGCGACAAGCGCAGccaggtggggctgggggcgccggggggggggggcttgggggggggctgggggcgctgggagggggctgggggggcactgggtcCGGGCTGGGGGCGCCAGgggggggattgggggggctgagggggctggggggggcactCGGTCCAGGCTGGGggcaccggggggggggggggctggggggcggctgggggtgccaggaggggctgggtctgggctgggggcactgggagggcgctgggggtgccagggggctgctggagtgggggcgggctgggggtgccgggggcgctggtgggggggctgggtctggactgggacgcggggggggggcgctgggggtgctgggagggggctgggggcgcCATGGGGGGGGTCGGGGGTGGGTAGGGGACACTGGGAAGCGGCTGGGTCTGGGCTGGGGGCGCTGGTGGGGGCGCTGGGTCTGGACTGGGGACGCTGGGAGGGGGCTTGGGGGGCGCtagggggtgctggggggggctgggggggtgctgGATCCAGGCTGAGGGCGCTggggggggggtctgggggggcgCTGGGACGGGGGCTGGGTCTGGACTGGGGACGCTGGGGGGGGTCCTGGTGCCTGTGCTGCGGGGCTgcggctccccccaccccaccgtgACGGTGCGCGGGGGCGGGGCTCGGTGCGCCGGGGCGGGGCTCCCCCCACGTGACGGTGCGCCGGGGCGGGGCTCCCCCCCACGTGACCgtgcgcgggggcggggccggcagGGCGCGCGGCGGCAGCTGGAGGAGGCGCGCGCGCAGCTGCAGCAGGCCGAGGAGGCGCTGGCGGCCAAGCAGGAGCTCATCGACAAGCTCAAGGGCGAGGCCGAGCTGCACCGCGCCGCGCTCGAGACATCCCCGTGCTGCGCGCGCAGGTgcgccgccccgccccctccccgcggggccccgcccccccgggccGGACCCCCGTCTgggcccccgccccccccgcctcAGGCCCCAGCCCCCAATACCAGCCAGCACCCCTTGGGcctcacaccccccccccccaattccGGGCGAACCCCTACCCCAGGGCCCCAACCCCAGCCCCTGTAGACCCCCCCCGAGGCTGCCTCACTTCCCCCGGGCCCGCGCGCCCCGGGCCAGGCCGGACCCCCTCTGGCCCTGGCCTCATCCCGCTGACCCACTGTCTggggccccgccccccccccccccccccccaatccccccTCTGAACCCTGGCCCCCTGACCCCCCTAAGCCCTGTCTGGGTcccacccgcccccccccccgggccctGGTCCCCCCCGACCCCTATCTGGGCCCCTACACCCCCCCCGGTCCCACCGAACCCCCTCtgggccccgccccccccgggccccgcccccacccctctggccccgcccCCAGGCCGACATCTACAAGGCGGACTTCGAGGCGGAGCGGGCGGCGCGGGAGCAGCTGCACGCGCAGCGCGAGGCCCTGCAGGAGGCGCTGGCCCAGCTGCAGCTGCGGCGTGGACGCCGAGAGCGCCGCCAGGTGgcgggccccgccccccggccccgcccccagccgggccccgccccccagccgggccccgccccccagccgggccctgctccccccaccagcaccctgACCCCTGATACCCCCGCCCACTGGCACCCCCGGAGACTTCACAcctcacccccccacccaagGGGCACCCtgacaccaccccccccccacccctcagcaCCCCAAGACTGGACCCCCCCGTGACCCAAGGACTGGACACCCCACCCAGGGGCACCCCAAGATCTGACCCCCCCCTCCGAGACCagacccccccgccccccccagcacTCTGACACCTGACACCCCCAGGGGCACCCCAAGAcctgacaccccccccccagcaccctgacaCCCCCCACCGCTCCAAGACTGGACCCCCACTGAGACCTgacaccccctgccccaagaCCTGACAACCCCGAGATCgggcccccgcccccccccggggcaCCCCAAgacctgccccccccccccaaagggcACCCTGAAACCTGCCCCCCCAATCCCTGTGCGCCCCATCGATGCCCCCCCGTCActccctcagccccagccctgccaaacGTACCCTAAACCCACCCAAATCTACCTGAGACCCCCCGACACCCCTTGCACCCCCAAActcccccctgcaccccaaaactcccccctgcaccccaaaaatTCTCCCTGCAACCCCAAActcccccctgcacccccaaaactccccccccgcaccccgaaaccccccagctccctcctcgCCCTCCCAACTCACCCTAAACTCCCCCAAATCTCCCCGAATCCCCTCAcacccctccccaaacccacccAGGGCCCCCCCTAACTCTGTctgcgccccccccccaccccaccccgccccccaaaacgcccccccacccccccccaccccagggtcCGCATGGAGGAGATGAGGAACCGCCACTCGGAGCAgcggccgccggcggcggggtgCGTATCGGGGGGGAGAgcctgggacccccccccaaacccccctcTTGGGGGATGAGGGGGTGTGACGGTgtggtgcccccccccccccgcaggtTTTGGGGGGCTCCCGGCCCccctgcgccccccccccgaGAACAGCCCGACCTTTGCTGCCCCAAGTGCCAGTACAAGGCCCCCGACATGGACACGCTCCAGATCCACGTCATGGACTGCATCaaataaaaggggggggggcacccccaaaaccccccccaaaccccttcgGGGGGGGTGCCCCAAACCTAGCGACCCCCCCAAACCGAGGGGGGGCACCCCTACTTATtatctgggggggggggcttgtttctattttacattaaaaccCCGTGGGCGCCCGCGGGGAAAATCATTCCGATTTGCTCTTTAATTAATtattgggttatttttttacagggggggggggggagccccCCTTTGTTCTCCCCAAAATCAAGCGCCTGCCCCccaactccccccccccccaccccactgaagggggagggggggtctTCAGCCCCTCCCCGCCAGCTTTTGGGGGGGGCTTCatgtttttttgtggggggggggtggtggtgggggggtgggttgATTTTGGGGTGGTTTGAGGATGGCTTTGGCGGCTGCTCGTTGATGTCGGGGGTGCAAAaaaggggtgggtgggggggggggtctccCCGATTTAGAAGGGGCGCAGCGGGGTGCCGTCGGGCGGGGGGGGTGCCGGGGCTgtcggggggcgcgggggcgccGCGGGGGGTCACCTCGATGAGGCGGGGCTTGTCGATGACGCGGGCACCGCGGGGTCCCTTCTCCACGATGCCGATGATCCAGGCCTGGTGCCCCTCGCCCCGGCCGGGCGCCTTGAGCTCGGCGCAGAACCGCGCCGCCTGCTCCCGCGGCAGGCAGATCAGCAGCCCCCctgcgggcggggagggggcgtcAGGGGCGCCCCGGAAccgcggggggggggaaacggggggttttgggggtgaaACGGGGGGCTAGGGGGTGGAAATGGGGGCTTACGGGGGATTTATACCCCATAtatggggggtttggggggggctCGTGCATCGGGGGACCCCAAAACTAGGGCACCCTGAAAATAGGGTGTGTGTTTtggagtggggagggggcttctgggggggtttgggggtggaAAGGGGGGGTCTAGGGGGTGAAATGGGGGTTTAGGGGGGATTTATACCCGATAtatggggggttgggggggtctCGCCACTTTTGGGGGGCTCGTGCATCGGGGGACCCCAAAACTAGGGCACCCTGAAAAACAGGGGGCTCTGttttgggtggggagggggcttctggggggtttgggggtggaAAGTGGGGTCTAGGGGGTGAAATGGGGGTTTAGGGGGGATTTATACCCGATAtatgggggtttggggggggctCGCCACTTTTTGGGGGGCTCGTGCATCGGGGGACCCCAAAACTAGGGCACCCTGAAAAACAGGGGGCTCTGtttgggtggggagggggcttctgggggggtttgggggtggaAAGTGGGGTCTAGGGGGTGGAAATGGGGGTTTAGGGGGGATTTTATACCCGATAtatggggggtttggggggggctCGCCACTTTTGGGGGGCTCGTGCATCGGGGGACCCCAAAACTAGGGCACCCTGAAAAATAGGGGCCTctgtttggggtggggagggggcttcTGGGGGGGTTTGAGGAGGTTCAGACCCTAAACAGGGGTTGGGGGGCTTCAAAAGCCCACGTGGGGACCCCgaatcccccccacccccccaattAGGGGAgaccccccccaggaccccccctAAGTTAGGGAAGATGCCCCCAACGCCCCCCTTCTccagcctccctcccctctccgaGGATGATGAAggaccccagcccccccccagccccctccacCCCTCTCCGAGGATGATGAAGGACCCCagcccctcccacccccctcctcccagcctccctcccccctctgAGGATGATGGAggaccccagccccccccagccctctcccaccccccttccccggcctccctcccctctccgaGGACGATGAAggaccccagccccccccaggcccccccagccccccaccccgtaCCCGAGGTCTCGGGCGCggtgccctgcagcagcccgAAGCGGGCGCCGCAGGCCTTGCTGACGGCGGCCATCTTGGCGATGACGGGCAGGTTGTGGATGACGAAGGCCACCTCGTGCCGCTGCTGCGCCGCCAGCGCCCGCGCGTGCCCCACGATGCCGAAGGCCCGTCACGTCGGTGGCCGCGTGCGCCCCGAAAGCGCGCATCAGCCGGCGGCTGCGGGAGAGGCGTCAGCGCCCCCGAAACCGCCGCCGCGCCGAGGGTGGGGTGCCCCGAAACCGCCGCTCTGCTGAGGGTGGGGTGCCCCGAAACCGCCGCCGCGCCGAGGGGGGTGCCCCGAAACCGCCGCTCTGCTGAGGGTGGGGTGCCCCGAAACCGCCGCCGCGCCGAGGGTGAGGGGCCCTGAAACCGCCGCTGCACTGAGGGTGAGGGGGCCCTGAAACCGCCGCCGCGCCGAGGGGGGGCGCCCCGAAACCGCCGCTCTGCTGAGGATGGGGCGCCCCGAAACCGCCGCCCCGAgggtgaggatgaggagggaCGCACCGGTGCGGTTGAGCATGGCCATGCTGAACATGGCCTCCTGGTAGGCCAGCTCCACCTCCTCCCGCGTCACCACCAGCTTGATCTTGTTCCAGCGCTCCGGCTGCGGGGAAGGCGGCGCCGATGACGTCGTGGGTGACGTCATGGCCCGGGACAGGGACGGGATGATGTGGGTttcgggtgggggggggggagggaggggtggaaCCTCCATTGGGGAGCTCGGGGGTGGCCAGGGTGGCTTAGGGACCCCCCGTGCTGGCTCTGGGTCCCCTTGGGGACATCTGGGACCCCTCAGGGACCCCCCGTGCTGGCTCTGGGTCCCCTTGGGGACATCTGGGACCCCTCAGGGACCCCCCAGTTGTGGCTCTTGTCTCCTTGGGGACATCAAAAGTGGCTTAGGGACCCCACGTTggctcccctccccgcctcgGGGGACATCAAGGGTGGCTTTTGGTCCCATTTGGGTGCCGCTGGCAACACCAGGGTGGCCCCCGGCCCCATTTGGGTGcccctggggacactggggtggCTCCCGGCCCCATTTTGGGTCCTTCCAGAGGACACCGGGGTGCCCCCGGCCCCATTTTGGGTCCCCCAGGGTGGCCCCTGGCCCCATTTGGGTGcccctggggacactggggtggCTCCCGGCCCCATTTTGGGTCCTCCAGAGGACACCGGGGTGCCCCCGGCCCCATTTTGGGTCCCCCAGGGTGGCCCCTGGCCCCATTTGGGTGcccctggggacactggggtggCTCCCGGCCCCATTTTGGGTCCTCCAGAGGGACACCGGGGTGCCCCCGGCCCCATTTTGGGTCCCCCAGGGTGGCCCCTGGCCCCATTTGGGTGCCCCTGGGGACACCGGGGTGGCTCCCGGCCCCTTTTTGGGTGCCCCTGTGGCGCCCCTGCCCCCCCAGACTCACGTTGTCCAGCCACTGGTGCGCGCTGACGGCCACCTGCGTCCCCAAGGGCTTGGTGAGGACGAGGACGTCCCCGGGGACGGCGCTGTCGGGCCTGGGgacacaaaaaaagaaggggtGAGCCCCGCCCTGACCCCGCCCCACCCGAAGCCccgccccccgcagccccgcccCGCTTACATAAGAACTCGTTAGGTTGACAAACGACAGTGGCGACGCCCCCCACGATCACCCAGGGGTTCACCCACCGTCTGTCCCCCCGTCACCGACGTCCCCCCGTCCTCCGCCGCGTCCCGGAAGCCCTTCACGATCAGCGGCATGATTTTTTCCCGCTCCTGGAGAAATAAAAGGGGTTTTATTCAGGTTTTGGGGGGGTCACACCCTGAACCCCACCCCCAGCGCCCCCTCTGCgcccctccccggcccacccccaccccccaagaaCGGCACCTCCTCCGTCATCTTCTGGCTGACGCTGAGCAGCATCAGCATGTTGTCGCACTCGGTGATGCCCATCGCGTACAGGTCGCTCAGCACGTTGGCGCAGGCGATGCGGCCCTGGGAAgattggggggcgggggggggtttggggggtcccTGAGGGGATTTGAGGGGTCCCCGAGGGGATTTGGGGTCCCAAAgtgggggatttgggggggccCCGAGGGGATTtggggtccccagggtgggaTGTGGGGGGTCCCCGAGGGCATCTGGGGTCCCAAGGTGGGGATTTGAGGTCCCCAGGGTAGGATCTGGGGTGGCCTGAGGGGATTTGGGGGCCCAAAGTGGGGATTTAGGGGCCCAAAGTGGGGCTAAAGGTCTGCAGATGGGATTTAGGGAACCCAGGAAAGGAATCTGGGGGGCCCAGGAAAGGACTGGGGGCCCTGAGGGATCTGGGGGGTCCCCGAGGGGATTTGGGGGCCCAAAGTGGGATCTGGGGGGGCCCCGAGGGGATTTGGTGGGGCCCAAGGTGGAGGTTTGAGGTCCCCAGGGTAGGATCTGGGGTGGCCCCGAGGGGATTTGGGGTCCCAAAGTGGGGATTTGGGGGGCCCCGAGGGGATTTGGGGTCCCAAAGTGGGGATTTGGGGGCCCCGAGGGGATTTGGGGTCCCAAAGTGGGGCTGGAGGTCTGCAGATGGGATTTAGGGAACCCAGGAAAAGAATTTGGGGTCCCCAGGAAAGGACTGGGGGGCCCTGAGGGGATCcggggtccccagggtgggattttgggggtccccagggtggggaTCTGGGGGCACCGAGGGGATTTGGGGGTCCCAAGAGGGGACTGGGGGCGTCCCAGGGTGATTtggggtccccagggtgggaTTTTGGGGTCCCAAGAGCGGACAGGGGAGCCCCAGGGTGGAAtttgggggtccccagggtgggaTTTGGAGTCCGAAGAGGAGACTGGGAACGTCCCAGGGTGATTtggggtccccagggtgggaTTTGGGGGGTCCCAAGAGGGGACTGGGGGCGTCCCAGGGTGTGATTTGGGGTCCCCAGGATGGGATTTGGGGTGCCAAGATGGGAGCGTCCCAGGGTGATTtggggtccccagggtgggaTTTTGGGGTTCCAAGAGGGGACTGGGGGCGTCCCAGGGTGATTTGGGGTCCTCAGGGTGGGATTTGGGGGTTCCAAGAGGGGACTGGGGGCGTCCAGGGTGATTTGGGGTCCTCAGGGTGGGATTTGGGGGTTCCAAGAGGGGCCTGGGGGGCGTCCCAGGGTGATTtggggtccccagggtgggttttgggggtccTAAGAGCGGACAGGGGAGCCCCAGGGTGATTTGGGGTCCTCAGGGTGGGATTTGGGGGTTCCAAGAGGGGGACTGGGGGCGTCCCAGGGTGATTTGGGGTCCTCAGGGTGGGATTTGGGGGTTCCAAGAGGGGCCTGGGGGGCGTCCCAGGGTGATTtggggtccccagggtgggaTTTGGTGGTTCCAAGAGGGGACTGGGGGCGTCCCAGGGTGATTTGGGGTCCTCAGGGTGGGATTTGGGGGGTTCCAAGAGGGGCCTGGGGCGTCCCAGGGTGATTtggggtccccagggtgggaTTTGGGGGTCCTAAGAGCGGACAGGGGAGCCCCAGGGTGATTTGGGGTCCCAGGGTGGAATTTGGGGGTTCCAAGAGGGGACTGGGGGCGTCCCAGGGTGATTtggggtccccagggtgggaTTTGGGGGTCCCAAGAGGGGGACTGGGGGTGTCCCAGGGTGATTTGGGTTCCCCAGGGTGGGATTTGGGGGTTCCAAGAGGGGACTGGAGGCGTCCCAGGGTGATTtggggtccccagggtgggaTTTGGGGGTCCCAAATGGTCCCGGGgtccccggggtggggggagctgggcCGTTACCATCATGTAGGGATCCTCCACCAACGGGTAGAAAAAATCGGTGGTTTGTACCAAGGAGAGGCCGCCGTGACGCAGGGGGATGACGCAAGAGTCCAGCCCGATgcctggggggggaggggtgtgaggggggggaggggtgtgaagggggggggaggggtgtgaagggggggggaggggtgtgaaggggggggaggggtgtgaaggggggggggaggggtgtgaagggggggggaggggaccCCCtttgtgccccccccccccgctcccccccgaGCCCCGCGTCCCGCCTCACCCAGCGAtggggccccgccgccgctctccGGTTGCggcccttcccccccccccaccgccgccgccgccgccgccgccgggtcTGGGAGAGCCGAGTCCCGCCAGGAGCCGGAGCAGCGTCTCCTGCGGGACTTTGCAGCCTCAGCCCCGCAGCTCCCCGAAGCCCGTGAGCCGCCAGCCCGGGTCCAGCCCCAGCGCCGCCGGCTCGAAGGGCCGGTACCCGCCGGGACCCGCCGCGGGGGAACCCGACGGCGCCGCCATCTTGGGTCTGCGCCCGGCcgaggcgggcggggggcgtGGCCGCGCTGAGGCGGAGGGGGCGTGGCCGCTCGCGATtggaggggaaggggttgggCGGGAAAGTGGAGGAGGGTGGGGGATTGGGtagagggggtggggggagggcgCGGCCGACGGGGCGAGAGGGGATTGGGaggtgggtgggaggaggaggagggcggggattgggtgggggaggaggagggcggggATTGGGAGGAGGCGGGCGGGGATTGGGCGGTGGGTGGGAGGAGAGCGGGGATTGGGCGTTTTGAGAGGAGAGCGGGGGATtggcaggggggtgggaggagagcgGGGAttgggcagggggtgggagaaggagggCGGGGGATTGGGAAGTGGGTGGGAGGAGAGCGGGGATTGGGCAGGGcgtggaggaggagggcggggattgggaggagaaggaaggggattGGAGGGGGGGGTCTGTGAGAGGAGAGCGGGGATTGGGCGTGGGTGAGAGAAGGGCGGGGattgggaggaggagggcagggatTGGGGGCGGGACGGGGTGAAGGAGGCGTGGCCGCCCTGAGGAGGAGCGTGGCTGGAAGGGAGCCGTTGGAAAGGGCGGGAAGGCCGCGAGGCGCGGCGCTGATTGGTCGGCAGGCGAAGGCGGCAAGGCGGGGCCGCCGCGCATGCGCCGTGGCTCCGTGACCCCGGAGGCCTCCCAGGTCCTCCAAGACCCCGCCCTTCGCTCTCTATGCTCCGCcccttcccacctctctgggcggCGCCGCTCCGTGGCCGGAAGCGGATGTGACACAGGATGCGGAAGTGCCCGCGCCGTAGCCGGGCAGTTGCCACCATGGCAGCGgtgggaggcggcggcggcggcagcggcgacCCGGGGCCGGCGGCAGGTGAGGGGAGACCGGCGACAGGTGAGGGGGGACCGGGGGCAACcgggggcccggggcggggcgaTTGGCGGGGCTAGAGGGAGCTATAGGGGGCTAtaggggggctgtggggcgcAGTGGGGGGGGGGTACCGGAGCTATAGGGGGTTGTGGAACCAACtcgaggggctgggggggggctcTAGAGCACAGTaaggggggctggggaggctaTGGGGGGTCTGCGGAGGGCTGGAGGGTGGATTAGGGAGGTCTGGGGGGGCTATAGGGTGGGTTAGGGGGCTATAGGGGGCTACAGAGCCAACTAGAGGGTCTTGGGGGCTCTCTGGGGCAGATTAGGGGGGTCTGGAGGGCTGAGGGTGGGCTGTAGGGAAGCCTATAGGGGTTTGGGGGGTTATAAAGCAGCCTAttgggggtctggggggctGTAAATATCTTGGGGGACTGTTGGGCAGCCTATAGGGGGTCTGGGGGGTTATAGAGGGTCTGAGGAGCTTGTCAGGCAGCCTGTAGGGGAtcggggggggctatagggggtCTTGGGGGCTGTCAGGCAGCCTATAGGGGAtcggggggggctatagggggggtctggggggctgTCAGGCAGCCTATAGGGGAtcgggggggctatagggggtCTTGGGGGCTGTCAGGCAGCCTGTAGGGGAtcggggggggctatagggggcCTGGGGGGGCTGTCAGGCAGCCTGTAGGGGAtcggggggggctatagggggtCTGGGGGGCTGTCAGGCAGCCTATAGGGGATcgggggggggctatagggggtCTGGGGGGCTGTCAGGCAGCCTATAGGGGAtcggggggggctatagggggtCTGGGGGCTGTCAGGCAGCCTATAGGGGATcgggggggggctatagggggtCTGGGGGGCTGTCAGGCAGCCTGTAGGGGATCGGGGGGGGCTATAAGGGGGTCTGAGGGAGCTGTCAGGCAGGCCTATAGGGGATtggggggggctatagggggtCTGGGGGGCTGTCAGGCAGCCTATAGGGGATcgggggggggctatagggggtCCTGAGGGAGCTGTCAGGCAGCCTGTAGGGGAtcggggggggctatagggggtCTGGGGGGCTGTCAGGCAGCCTGTAGGGGATCGGGGTGGGCTATAGGGGGTCTGGGGGGCTGTCAGGCAGCCTATAGGGGATcgggggggggctatagggggtCTGAGGGAGCTGTCAGGCAGCCTGTAGGGGAtcgggggggctatagggggtCTGGGGGGCTGTCAGGCAGCCTATAGGGGAtcggggggggctatagggggtCTGAGGAAGCTGTCAGGCAGCCTGTAGGGGAtcggggggggctatagggggtCTGAGGGAGCTGTCAGGCAGCCTGTAGGGGAtcggggggggctatagggggtCTGGGGGCTGTCAGGCAGCCTGTAGGGGAtcgggggggctatagggggtctgggggggctgTCAGGCAGCCTATAGGGGATcgggggggggctatagggggtCTGAGGGGGCTGTCAGGCAGCCTATAGGGGGTCTGGGGGGGACATAGGGGTGCCTGGGGGTTGTGGGGCAGCCCCCGTGGGTCTGGAGGGTCCATGGGGCAGCCCCCGTGGGTCCCCAGTgacccccccgtcccccccagTGTCGCGGCGGGTGAAGTACGCCtcgctgggggtgctggtggtgcagaACGCCTCGCTGGGGGGGGGTCCGTGGGGGTCCGTGGGGGTCtgtggggcagccccgggggtccccagtgaccccccccgtcccccccagTGTCGCGGCGGGTGAAGTACGCCTCGCTGGGGTGTGCTGGTGGTGCAGAACGCCTCGCTGGTGCTGAGCATCCGCTACGTGCGCACCTGCCCGGGGAGCGCTTCCTGCCCACCACCGCCGTCGTCATGGCCGAGGCCATCAAGGGCTGcgcctgcctcctcctcctcctcctcagcaccGCGGTGAGCGCGGGGGGACGCGGGGGGACGCGGCGGGACGCGGGGGGACGCGGCGGGGACGTGGGGGGACGTGGGGGGATGTGGAGGGACGTGGGGGGGACGCGGCGGGGACGCGGGGGGACGCGGCGGGGACGTGGGGGGATGTGGAGGGACGTGGGGGACGCGGCGGGGACGCGGGGGGACGCGGCGGGGACGTGGGGGGA is a window of Phalacrocorax aristotelis unplaced genomic scaffold, bGulAri2.1 scaffold_362, whole genome shotgun sequence DNA encoding:
- the IKBKG gene encoding LOW QUALITY PROTEIN: NF-kappa-B essential modulator (The sequence of the model RefSeq protein was modified relative to this genomic sequence to represent the inferred CDS: inserted 1 base in 1 codon) — its product is MGGSRGWVPGGDGVPGAARAQAAAERCRVLEEAAAGTSLQLDQLRLQVQNLEGALRVERQGATEEKRKLVQLQVAYHHLFQEYDAHIKASLEGDKRSQGARRQLEEARAQLQQAEEALAAKQELIDKLKGEAELHRAALETXPVLRAQADIYKADFEAERAAREQLHAQREALQEALAQLQLRRGRRERRQGPHGGDEEPPLGAAAAGGGFWGAPGPPAPPPREQPDLCCPKCQYKAPDMDTLQIHVMDCIK